One segment of Rosa chinensis cultivar Old Blush chromosome 6, RchiOBHm-V2, whole genome shotgun sequence DNA contains the following:
- the LOC112174545 gene encoding patatin-like protein 3, protein MDNATPENLKKLVKVGEALLKKQASKLNIATGLHEPDERHITNEEALRRVAAVLSKEKKERAIRSAAPQANPASAS, encoded by the exons ATGGATAATGCTACGCCCGAAAACTTGAAAAAACTTGTAAAAGTGGGAGAGGCACTGTTAAAGAAACAAGCTTCAAAGTTGAATATAGCTACCGGCCTCCATGAGCCTGATGAACGTCATATTACTAATGAAGAGGCTCTCAGAAG GGTAGCGGCAGTTCTCTCCAAAGAGAAGAAGGAACGTGCAATCAGATCAGCAGCACCACAAGCAAACCCAGCATCTGCCAGCTGA